The following are from one region of the Ananas comosus cultivar F153 linkage group 20, ASM154086v1, whole genome shotgun sequence genome:
- the LOC109725370 gene encoding protein NUCLEAR FUSION DEFECTIVE 4-like yields MLEMRFRAFLNNRWLVFVAAMWVQSVAGVGYLFGSLSPVIKLSLGYNQRQIASLGVAKDLGDSVGFLAGSLSEKFPLWATLLVGALKNFVGYGWVWLVVTGRSPPLPLWAMCILIFIGTNGETYFNTAALVSCVQNFPKSRGPIVGILKGFAGLSGAILTQIYTMVHAPDHAGLIFMVAIGPSMVAVGLMFIIRPVKGHRQVRPTDQSSFMFVYSICLLLAAYLMGVMLVEDLVELSHSLIVLFTVILLFLILLPLVVPILLSFHFDTKSPLEEPFLFEPTKEESSKSGESKDQHEVILSEVEDEKPREVDLLPALERQKRIAQLQARLFQAAAEGAVRVKKKRGGPRRGEDFTLTQALIKADFWLIFFSLLLGSGSGLTVIDNLGQMSQSLGYDETHIFVSMISIWNFLGRVGGGYFSEIIVRDHAYPRPVAMAVAQVAMAIGHFLFAVAWPGTMYIGTLLIGLGYGAHWAIVPAAASELFGLKNFGALYNFLTIANPAGSLIFSGLIASSIYDYEAEKQAHVPRSYLADEPLKCEGAICFFASSLIMSGLCIVAIILSLILVYRTKVVYAHLYGRA; encoded by the exons ATGTTGGAGATGAGGTTCAGGGCCTTTTTGAACAATAGATGGCTTGTTTTTGTTGCTGCCATGTGGGTTCAATCCGTCGCGGGCGTCGGCTACCTCTTCGGTAGCCTCTCGCCAGTGATAAAGCTCTCTTTGGGCTACAACCAAAGGCAAATTGCTAGCCTTGGCGTCGCCAAGGACCTCGGCGACAGCGTCGGGTTCCTCGCGGGGAGCCTCTCGGAGAAATTCCCTCTCTGGGCCACCCTGCTTGTTGGGGCACTGAAGAATTTTGTTGGGTATGGGTGGGTTTGGCTCGTCGTCACGGGGCGGTCGCCGCCGCTGCCTCTCTGGGCG ATGTGCATTCTTATTTTCATCGGAACGAACGGCGAGACCTACTTCAACACGGCCGCGCTCGTCTCCTGCGTGCAGAACTTCCCGAAAAGCCGTGGCCCGATAGTTGGAATTCTCAAGGGGTTTGCGGGCTTAAGTGGCGCAATCCTAACTCAAATATATACTATGGTACACGCGCCCGATCACGCCGGCCTGATCTTCATGGTGGCGATCGGACCGTCCATGGTGGCCGTCGGTTTGATGTTCATCATCCGACCCGTCAAAGGCCATAGGCAAGTCCGGCCCACTGATCAATCGAGCTTCATGTTCGTCTACAGCATATGCTTGCTTCTCGCGGCTTATCTAATGGGCGTCATGCTCGTCGAAGACTTGGTGGAATTAAGCCATTCTTTGATTGTACTCTTTACTGTGATCCTACTCTTCCTTATACTGCTTCCGCTCGTCGTTCCGATATTGTTATCATTCCATTTTGACACCAAATCACCTTTGGAAGAGCCTTTTCTCTTCGAGCCGACGAAAGAAGAGAGCAGCAAATCGGGGGAGTCCAAGGACCAACATGAAGTGATTCTAAGTGAAGTCGAGGACGAAAAGCCGCGAGAAGTCGATTTGTTACCAGCCTTGGAGAGGCAAAAGAGAATTGCGCAGCTACAAGCGAGACTATTTCAAGCCGCGGCCGAAGGGGCGGTGAgggtgaagaagaagagaggcgGGCCGCGCAGGGGAGAGGACTTCACCTTGACGCAGGCTCTGATAAAGGCCGACTTTTGGCtcatttttttctcacttttgcTCGGGTCGGGCTCGGGCTTGACCGTGATCGACAATTTGGGTCAGATGAGTCAGTCTTTGGGATACGACGAGACGCACATCTTCGTGTCGATGATCAGCATTTGGAATTTCCTTGGTCGCGTCGGCGGCGGGTATTTTTCGGAGATCATCGTCAG GGACCATGCATATCCGAGGCCCGTAGCAATGGCGGTGGCGCAGGTCGCAATGGCGATAGGGCACTTTCTCTTCGCCGTGGCTTGGCCCGGCACAATGTACATAGGAACGCTACTTATTGGGCTCGGCTACGGTGCTCATTGGGCCAtcgtccccgccgccgcctccgaacTCTTCGGCTTAAAAAACTTCGGAGCATTATACAATTTCCTCACGATCGCCAACCCCGCGGGTTCTTTGATATTCTCCGGTCTTATAGCGAGCAGCATATACGACTACGAAGCGGAGAAACAAGCTCATGTTCCTCGGAGTTACCTCGCCGACGAGCCGCTGAAATGCGAGGGGGCCATTTGCTTCTTCGCGAGTTCGTTGATCATGTCGGGACTATGCATTGTCGCGATCATTTTGAGCCTCATTCTCGTTTATCGAACGAAGGTCGTTTACGCGCACTTGTACGGGCGCGCTTGA